The following proteins are co-located in the Zonotrichia albicollis isolate bZonAlb1 chromosome 1, bZonAlb1.hap1, whole genome shotgun sequence genome:
- the FAM8A1 gene encoding protein FAM8A1: protein MEEVAERGRAGAGAAAMAEGGSPAGDEAANANTNTASSPPPCSPPEGGGTKPLSAAEYARRVHQWLWDSYCGYLGWQGCPPAFLAAAAAQPPPPAAAAAYYSPFYLFAPPPAHTASAETGPRAPAAAAPAWPGAAGAVSPVPRAASGSATSSSGASRDTGRPAGREFLIPSLAHRFIAEMVDFFILFFIKATIILSIMHLSGIKDISKFAMHYIIEEIDEDTSMEDLQKMMIVALIYRLLVCFYEIICIWGAGGATPGKFLLGLRVVTCETSVLIAPSRVLVIPSSNVSMTTSTVRALIKNFSIASFFPAFITLLFFQHNRTAYDIVAGTIVVRRNGVR, encoded by the exons ATGGAGGAGGTGGCGGAGCGCGGCCGGGCTGGCGCTGGGGCGGCGGCGATGGCGGAGGGCGGCAGCCCCGCCGGAGATGAAGCAGCCAACGCCAACACCAACACCGCGTCCTCACCGCCGCCGTGCTCCCCTCCGGAAGGCGGCGGGACGAAGCCCCTGAGCGCGGCGGAGTACGCGCGGCGCGTACATCAGTGGCTGTGGGACTCGTACTGCGGGtacctgggctggcagggctgcccgCCCGCCTTcctcgccgccgccgccgcgcagccgcccccgcccgccgccgctgctgcctaCTACAGCCCCTTCTACCTCTTCGCTCCGCCGCCGGCACACACGGCCTCGGCCGAGACGGGgccccgcgcccccgccgctgccgccccagCCTGGCCGGGAGCGGCGGGCGCGGTGTCCCCCGTGCCCAGGGCGGCCTCCGGCAGCGCCACCAGCAGTAGCGGCGCCTCCAGGGACACGGGGCGGCCGGCGG GTCGGGAGTTCCTTATCCCTTCTCTGGCACACAGGTTCATAGCAGAGatggtggatttttttattctgttctttATAAAGGCAACCATCATTTTAAGTATTATGCACCTCAGTGGAATAAA GGACATCTCTAAATTTGCCATGCATTACATCATAGAAGAAATAGACGAAGATACGTCCATGGAAGATTTGCAGAAAATGATGATAGTAGCTCTCATCTACAGGTTATTAGTCTGCTTTTATGAG ATAATCTGTATTTGGGGAGCAGGTGGAGCAACCCCAGGGAAATTCTTGCTTGGACTGCGAGTTGTGACGTGTGAAACTTCCGTCCTTATTGCACCCAGCCGTGTGTTAGTCATTCCATCCTCTAATGTCAGCATGACAAC GTCCACAGTACGAGCTTTGATCAAGAATTTTTCAATTGCATCATTTTTTCCTGCGTTCATTACGCTGCTGTTTTTCCAGCACAACAGAACAGCCTATGATATTGTAGCAGGAACTATTGTGGTCAGAAGAAATGGAGTCAGATGA